Within the Clostridium scatologenes genome, the region TATAATCCTTGATAATATGGTTCTTTTTCATCTCTGCTATCAAATTATTAATATTGCAAATGCCTTTTTTTTCTGAACAACCACAAGCTAATGATGGACAATTTGAAAACTGATCTACGAAGTGAAAAATTTCTTCATGTTCTTGAATATAAGTGTAATAACTTCTCACAAGTGTTTCTATAAGTTGTTGTCCTTTCATTCCTTGATGTACTCTATTTAAAATATAATTGAAAATTTCTTCTGAGTACTCGCGATAAATATGCTGCAGCATGGTTTCTTTGTTTTCATAATATATATATACCGTTGCTGGAGAAACCCCCGCCGTTTTAGCAATTTTTGAAATAGAAGTACCATGAAACCCTTGTTCAAGTATTAACTTTATTACTGCTTCTTTTATACTTTTTTCTTTTTCATCATCTTTTTTTCTCATATGACCACCTCTATCTATATTTGTATAATAAACGATCATTCATTTATTGTCAATAGTAATGGCCAAAATTATTAGCAAGTTCAGCCAAGGCTTCACAACCACACCCATGGGAGTTAACAAATTGTTACAATTTGTTTTGCTAATGCAAAAGAAAAAATTCTATCTATCATAAATTTACAATAGATAAAGCATATTTTGAAGTACGACATAAAAACACCGTAAAATTCAGTTTCATATGCTCCCCTTAAGGTAGACAGATTAAAAAATAAAAATTTGAATATGGTCCTATAGGATTTGCAGCTTTTTCAGTTAAAATAACCTTTTTTTCATGAATAACATCTCCTTACAGTACTTAAATTATATAAAACAAATAGATTATTTAAAACAAATAGATTATTTAAATCTTAAAAACAAAAGCATAATAGGTATGGTGATTATAGATAGAATGTGTGTAGCTAAAACACACTTTGAGGCTAAAATCGCATTATAATTATACTTTTCACAGAACAGCACTGTAATAGTAGCTGTTGGAATCACCTCTGCTGCTATGCAGATGTTTTTTATTAAAGGTGTCCAATTAAGGAAACTTATCATAACAAACATTATAATAGGAGCAATTATAAGTCTCATAAATGAACAAAAGTATACATCCTTATCAAAT harbors:
- a CDS encoding TetR/AcrR family transcriptional regulator; amino-acid sequence: MRKKDDEKEKSIKEAVIKLILEQGFHGTSISKIAKTAGVSPATVYIYYENKETMLQHIYREYSEEIFNYILNRVHQGMKGQQLIETLVRSYYTYIQEHEEIFHFVDQFSNCPSLACGCSEKKGICNINNLIAEMKKNHIIKDYNNDNLLAIIFYPVKAIAINNNKSEAEKAELLQEMIEIIQDALLT